The region CTTCATGACCTCCGCACTCTGGAGTACCTCTGCCACGATTAATTCATTGTTATTGAACAGCCGTCCGACCTCAGACATCCCTGCCATCAGCGGTCCATTAATGATCTCCAGCGGCGGCGAGGTCTTCAGCGCTTCATCCAGATCCGGGATCAGCCCCTCCTTAGTGCCTTCTACCACATAGGAAGCTAGGCGCTCCTCCAGGGAGAGATTGGAGATCTTCTCCTTCTTCTCCACCTTTTTGCCGCGAAAAGCTGCTACGAACGCAGACAAGGTATCGTCATTCGTATTATAAATCAGCTCTTCAGCGAGCTTGCGCTCCTCTTCAGGGATCGATGCATACCGCTCCACCTTCTCGGTGTTCACAATGGCATAATCCAGCCCGGCCTTAGTGCACTCGTACAGGAATACCGAGTTCAGCACCTCACGGCCGGCTTCCGGCAGACCGAAGGAGACATTGCTGATGCCGAGAATCGTGTGAACAGCCGGCATAGCCTCCTTAATCAGACGGATACCGTCAATCGTCTCCTTCGCAGAGCCGATATACTGCTCATCCCCTGTTCCAACAGGGAACACCAGGGTATCGAAAATCAGATCCTCGGGGGCCAGACCGTATTTGTTGACCAGCAGATCATAGGAACGTCTGGCAACCTCCAGCTTGTCCTTAGCCAGGATGGCCTGACCGGTCTCGTCGATGGTGCCTACAACAATCGCTGCTCCGTATTTATGAATCAAAGGCGTAACATGCTCGAATTTCTCTTCACCATCTTCAAGGTTAATGGAGTTAATGATCGCTTTACCCTGACAATATTGCAAGGCCAGATCAATGACCTTCGGGTCCGTCGTATCGATCATTAACGGCACCTTGACCTTCTTCACCACCAGTTCCAGGAACCGCATGATATCTTCCGTCTCATCCCGGTCCGGGTCCTGCACACAGACATCAATGACCTGTGCGCCGCTCTTCACCTGGGCACGGGCAATCTCCGAAGCTTCCTCATATTTCCCCTCAACGATTAGACGCTTAAACTTCCGGGAACCAAGGACATTGGTCCGTTCACCGACCATATATGGACGGTTCTCACTCTCCACATACACCGGCTCAATCCCCGACAAAGCCGGAGGATGCTGGCCATCCAGCTTACGCGGCGGGTAGGCTGCCATGACCTCAGCCATCGCCCGGATATGCTCCGGCGTGGTTCCGCAGCAGCCGCCGGCAATATTCAGCCAGCCCTTCTCAGCGAAGCCGCCCAGCTTACGGGCCAAGGAATCCGGGGATTCATGATAATTCCCGTTCTCATCCGGCAGACCCGCATTCGGGTAGCAGCTGACAGCTGCTGAAGAGATCGCGGAGAGCGAACGGATGTGATCACGCATGAACTCCGGTCCGGTGGCACAGTTCAGTCCGATAGATACCGGCTTCAGATGCTCCAGTGAAATATAGAAGGCTTCTATATTCTGTCCGGCCAGTGTGGTTCCCATAGGCTCAATGGTCCCCGAGATCATCACCGGCAGCGTAATTCCGCTCTTCTCGAAGGCGTTACGGATGCCAATGCTTCCAGCCTTCACGTTCAGGGTATCCTGGGATGTCTCCAGGAGCAGTGCATCCACCTTACCGTCGATCAGCGCAACCGCCTGTTCTTCATAGCTGTCTATAAGCTCCTTGAATGTGACTCCCCCGGTGACAGAGAGCGTTTTCGTGGTCGGACCCATAGCTCCTACCACATAACGCGGGCGCTGAGGTGTATCATATTTATCAGCGGCATTACGTGCAAGTCTCGCGGCCGCAAGGTTAATCTCCCGGGCACGGTCCTGAATATCATATTCAGCAAGCACCACTGAGGTGGCACCGAAGGTATTCGTCTCGATCAGATCCGCACCGGCCTCCAGGTATTTCTCATGAATGTCCTGAATAACCTCCGGCCGGGTCAGGACCAGCATTTCATTACAACCATCCAGGTCATCCCCGCCGAAATCCTCGCCGGTGAGCGGCACCTGTTGAATCATGGTACCCATAGCTCCATCCAGTATCAATATGCGCTGCTGCAAGCTCTCAGCAAGTGTGTATTTGGCCACTTTCCATCCCCCCAGTGAAACATTAGAGTAATTTTAGCAGAATAAAGGGATTTCGGAAAGCCTTCCTTTCCACCCTGCATTATTTGTATTTCTATTGATTTCATTCCTATTACGGCGCTACCACAAGATTCTTGCTTGGCATGGAATGCTGTGTCCGGGCAGTCACATGTGAAGTGACGCTGAATTCGCCCGCCTCTTCAAAGGTATGTTCCCCGACATAAGCCCCTTCTCCGGCACTTTCACCCTTGATTTCAATCTTTTTAGTCTTATCTGTGGACTCATTTACCTCAAACATAACTTCTCTAGCATCATCTACCGGTTCACCGTCCTGTGTCACCACAGCCTTGAAGCTAATTGCCGTTCCTGCGGTTACTTCCTCCGGAGTCCAGCTCAGCTCCACCTTAATCGGTGACATGGAGGAATTGGCCGCCGCCTGCATCTGCATCTGCATCTCATCGTCCTTATTCCCCGAGCATCCGGCTAGTGTCATCCCCATCACAATACATATAAGTCCCCTGCGCATCCTTGGCTTCATCATCTGAAGTCCTCCCGGTTCATAGGTAGATTCTTCTTCATTCATGAAACATATCAAGCATGAAACATATCAAATCTATATTACAATGAAAGTCAGATCGCTGCTCTCCTTATTATACACATTTTATTCAATTTGCCTTAAAAAAGCTGCATGATTCACTCATGAACATGAGAATAGTCATATCTTTGATTCAAAGTGTTTGTATTGGGATTGCCGTGACTCCAAAGAATGTTTGGCCCTCCGGCCGCTGTTGTTCCCAGATTTCTTGAATTAAACCGCTGCTAGCGGTTGAAATCCGGTAACAAAGGCGGACGCTAACGCTCCTACAGTTCCAAAATTCTCCTCCGCCACTTTTCCCTTTACAGTATATTTTCAAGTTCAAACAATATAGCAGTTACATAAAAAAGCCAATACCCACTAAATAGGATACTGGCTTCATAGAATTCAATTATAGGGAGTCTACAAGCGGCAGTAGCTCGGAGAGATGGCTGATCTGGTAATCCGGCGTAATCTCCGGGTCCGATGCTTTCGCATTCCGGTTGATCCAGACTGTGGTCAGTCCGGCAGACAATCCGCCAAGAATATCTGTCGTAAGCTTATCGCCCACCATGATCCCTTGCTCTGGAGCAATATCCAGCAGTCCGAGCGCATGCTCGAAGATTCCCTTGTCCGGCTTGCCTTTGCCGAAGCTTCCCGAAATCACAACATGGTCAAAATACGGAGTAAGCTCCGGCACACCGTCCAGCTTCTCCTGCTGAAGTGCCGGACAACCGTTTGTCAGCAGCAGCAGCTTGACCTTACCGCGCAACTCGTTCAGCACCTGAAGCGTCTCTTCATAGATATAAGGACGGCTGCGGCGCTCAGCGGCGAACTTGTCAGCCAACTGTGCAGCCAGCGCTTCATCCTCTACCCCGAGTGCGGCGAGGCCGCGGCGCCAGGATTCCTTACGGTAGACAGGGGCAAGCTGTTCCAGTTGACGGAACTCCGGCTGTTCACCGGCAGTGAAATTCGCCCATAGCGCTTCAAATGGGTTAATACCGATTAGCTTGGTGAACGGATATGTCTCATAGGATTCATAGAGGGCACGGGCTTCTCTGCGTACAGCAGCTTCCAGCTCCTGCGGATCAACGGAATCTCCAGCCGCCTCACTAGCATAGCGGAAGGCTTCTTCCACGCTGCGGTCATCCCACAGCAGAGTATCGTCAAGGTCAAATAGTACGGCGGTAATCGGCATTAGTTCTCCCACTCCCTATATGCTGGTCTGTCTTCCTATTCGTGCACTAGTTCAATATTGTTGTTCTTGGCGAACTGCTCCAGACGTTCCCCCATCGCAGCGGTGTCATAACGGTTAATCAGCTTGGAGAAAATCCACTGCTTGCGCTTACCCTTATACTTAATGGTAACTACACTGCGCGATAAAGTGATCTTCTCAATATCCGCCGCAGCCAGGAAACGTTCGCGGTTGTATTTAATAGTAGAGATACGCGCACGCTCAACCTTAAGGAACGGACGGCGGAAGAACAGCAGCGCAGCGAGCAGGAAGTACAGCACTACACCCAGCCAGTTGGCCAGAATACCGCTTCCTTTAGCTTCGTCAATCGAGCCGACCACCCAGAACATGATGCCAAGCAGCATCAGTACTACGGGGAATACAATATTGCGGCCTTTGAAAATATCGATGCTTTTCGCGGCAGTCTTAGTGCTGGAAGTGTAAATAGAGTCCTTCCCCTGCTTCTTTCTTTGCTGGTTAATTTGCTTCGTGTTGCGTTGAACCATTCTTTCCCAAGAACGGGCCATGTAAGTTCCCCCTAGTCATCCTGTATTATCTATGAAAAGGCAACAGGCTAATGCTTAAGTCCGTTATTGCCCTCTTCATGCTCCGGATTGTCCACAATTTCGATAGTATCAAGCTGGGCCCGAAAGTTAGTGCGGATATTCCCCAGGTAAATCTCGCGGAGCTTGGCACGTTCAGCCAGTTCCTCTTCATTCAGGCCGCCGTTCTTAGCTTTGCGTGCCAATTCATTGATGCGTGCGACCAATTCGTCAATATTCAATACGTTTCCCTCCCTCTAAATTCATTTTAACTTTGCCATGAGAAAAAGAGCTTGTCAAGGTCTACCCCCTGAAAGCTCTCCGAGTCGATCATTAGTCTGACACAATCCTTCAATATAAAGGTAAAGTCAGAATATCTCCGGCCTTAATGACGCTGTTCTCCAAATGATTCGTCTTCATTATTCCTTCTATATATACGGCTGTCCTCATGTCCTCAGGCTTGTTACTTAACGCAATGCTCCATAAGGTATCTCCGCGTTCGACTACGATCCGCTTATCGGGCTTCAGTGAAGAGACCGAACCGGCAAAAACATTGCCCACTACAGTGAATCCAGAAATGACAAGCATCAGCACCAGGACCATCTTCATCAGGCTGACCTGACGGAATAGTGATGATAGCACAGTGAGACTATGAAGAATCGCATCCTTGACCTTGGTTACATTACTATGAGCAGTTGGATTACCGGGAGCAGACACCTTGATATCCTCATTATTGTAGATGCTGTTGTAGGTACTATACTTTAACATGATCATCATCCTCCAAACACATGTTCTTGCTTTCGAAAATAATATAACACGAACATGTGTTTCGAACAAGAGTTTTTTCGGAACGTTTGTTCTCTTTATTTCCGTTCTCGTTTTTTCCTCATTTTAGAACTTATGTTTGTACGAACGGAAGTTCTATGTTATAATTTTCCCAAACATAGTATATGGGGTTGATACCGATGTCAAAGATTTCTAGTCGTCAGCTGGCGATCCTGGAATTTATACGTAATGAAGTCCGCAGCAAGGGTTATCCTCCGTCTGTCCGCGAGATTGGCGAGGCTGTCGGCCTGGCCTCCAGTTCTACTGTGCATGGTCACTTGGACCGGCTTGAGAAGAAGGGCCTGATCCGCCGTGACCCTACGAAGCCGCGTGCGATTGAATTGCTCGGCCAGGAAGATTCAGAGAATGTGCATCAATTCGTCCAGACCGTTACCCGCATCCCGGTAGTGGGTAAGGTTACAGCTGGTGTTCCTATTACTGCAACAGAGAATATTGAGGATTACTTCCCGTTGCCTGCTCATTATGTAGGCGATAACAAGGTATTTATGCTTTCTGTCCTTGGTGACAGTATGGTGGATGCCGGAATTATGAATGGGGATTATGTCATCGTACGCCAGCAGCAAACTGCCGACAATGGCGATATTGTTGTAGCGATGACCGAAGAAGATGAAGCAACGGTCAAGACCTTCTACAAGGAACGGGATCATATCAGGCTGCAGCCGGAGAATCCGGCGTACGAGCCTCTCCGCCTTAACCGCGTTACGATTTTGGGCCGGGTCATCGGATTATTCCGCGATATCCACTAATCTACTCCCCGCTTAAGAACAGGCTGCTCCGCACCATGCGAAGCAGCCTGTTTTCTGTTCATTTCATTTCGTAAAGTGGCCAAAAAGCAGAGCGCGAACAAATGTTTGCATTCTCCTTTTTGGCCACTTTTTCTGTGAACCGCTGTACCGCTCCGCACATATCCTGTTATAAAGGAGTGCTGATCTGTATGCCCAATTATCGAATTATCGTCGATCTGTCACAGCGCATGCTGTACCTGCTGGATAATGACGTTGTCACCAGAGGCTTCCCTGTCGGCATCGGCAAAATGTTAACCGTCTCCCCTGTAGGCGAATACACCATCATTAACAAGCAGCCCAATCCGGGTGGCCCGTTCGGTGCCTTCTGGATGGGACTGTCCAAGCCGCATTACGGCATCCACGGAACCAATGACCCATCCTCCATCGGCCACATGGTCTCTCACGGCTGTATTCGTATGTATAACGCAGATGTACTCGCCCTGGCCGCCCTTGTTCCCATAGGTATCCTTGTCACCATCCGGGAATAGGAACGTCACAAAAACCCTTGAGACGCCAGATTGCGGCCCAAGGGTTCCTGTGACTCCTATGAATTAGAGCGGATACAGACTACAGCACACTTCTCAATAGACGGATAGCCACCGTATTCAAACGGATGGCCTCGCGGATCGATTCTCTGGCTGCCAGCAGCTCTCTTCTGGCCCGCGAACCTCTAGGCACTCTGCGCAGATTCTCATTGATTTCTTCCAGTCTCTCCAGCAGGACAGCCCGCTGTGTCAGCAGGACATTAATGGCTCTGCGAATCCGGTTACGTTCTCTTTGGCTCATCTTTACACCTCTTTTACACTTGGATAGTATAAGAGATGCCAAGAATCGCTCCAAAGCTTGTGTGATTCGGCAGTAATGTTAGAGCTGCAAGCAGCGGACAGGTAATCTGCTTACTTTTTGTTCAACCGTACCCGGAATTCAAATTCATCGCGTCTATAAGTCATTCCGGCCAGCACTATGTACTCCGGTGTCCATTTCTGTACAGGTCCGGCATAATCAGCAATCACATGCGGTTTGCCATCAACCAGCTGAACGACGTAGACCTGTACCTGTGCCAGTGCGGCAGCGAATAGATCAGCATCACTGGACAGTACTTTATAAGCCGTATTCAACTTCGTTCCTCCTTGTTCCACAACCATGATAATAGATTTAGCCCAACAATCTATTCAATTATACCGGGTTATGGAACAATATGTAAACCATATTTACAGCTTGATAAAAAGGATTTTGAACAATCCGATATACTTCTTAGTAGCCCCGCCATCCCCGGTAAAAAATTTGGTATTCTTAAGGTCCGGTACACTGAATACTGAGAACAAAATGTAGTTATCCCTCTTGGTCAAAGACTCAATTACAGGCTGGGCCACCAGCTTACTAATTCCGTCTCCTATTTCCTGATCAAGCGTATTCTCCAGATTCTTTACAGAATACTCACTGAATGCTTCCTTCCCCGGATTCGTAACAGCCATCACAACCAGAACAAGAATAAGGACCAGTAACGACTTACCGCCCGATCTCCTGCGGACTCTGCGTGCAGGACTTGGCGTATCATAACGCGAATTCATTCTTTTCCCCCTCAGCTACAGAATATACAACATCACTTGCAACAGGACTCCCAGCGGATTCAACATCATCCGGTA is a window of Paenibacillus sp. FSL H3-0469 DNA encoding:
- the lexA gene encoding transcriptional repressor LexA, whose amino-acid sequence is MSKISSRQLAILEFIRNEVRSKGYPPSVREIGEAVGLASSSTVHGHLDRLEKKGLIRRDPTKPRAIELLGQEDSENVHQFVQTVTRIPVVGKVTAGVPITATENIEDYFPLPAHYVGDNKVFMLSVLGDSMVDAGIMNGDYVIVRQQQTADNGDIVVAMTEEDEATVKTFYKERDHIRLQPENPAYEPLRLNRVTILGRVIGLFRDIH
- a CDS encoding DUF896 domain-containing protein, with the translated sequence MNIDELVARINELARKAKNGGLNEEELAERAKLREIYLGNIRTNFRAQLDTIEIVDNPEHEEGNNGLKH
- a CDS encoding HAD-IA family hydrolase, whose product is MPITAVLFDLDDTLLWDDRSVEEAFRYASEAAGDSVDPQELEAAVRREARALYESYETYPFTKLIGINPFEALWANFTAGEQPEFRQLEQLAPVYRKESWRRGLAALGVEDEALAAQLADKFAAERRSRPYIYEETLQVLNELRGKVKLLLLTNGCPALQQEKLDGVPELTPYFDHVVISGSFGKGKPDKGIFEHALGLLDIAPEQGIMVGDKLTTDILGGLSAGLTTVWINRNAKASDPEITPDYQISHLSELLPLVDSL
- a CDS encoding LysM peptidoglycan-binding domain-containing protein — translated: MLKYSTYNSIYNNEDIKVSAPGNPTAHSNVTKVKDAILHSLTVLSSLFRQVSLMKMVLVLMLVISGFTVVGNVFAGSVSSLKPDKRIVVERGDTLWSIALSNKPEDMRTAVYIEGIMKTNHLENSVIKAGDILTLPLY
- the metH gene encoding methionine synthase, with protein sequence MAKYTLAESLQQRILILDGAMGTMIQQVPLTGEDFGGDDLDGCNEMLVLTRPEVIQDIHEKYLEAGADLIETNTFGATSVVLAEYDIQDRAREINLAAARLARNAADKYDTPQRPRYVVGAMGPTTKTLSVTGGVTFKELIDSYEEQAVALIDGKVDALLLETSQDTLNVKAGSIGIRNAFEKSGITLPVMISGTIEPMGTTLAGQNIEAFYISLEHLKPVSIGLNCATGPEFMRDHIRSLSAISSAAVSCYPNAGLPDENGNYHESPDSLARKLGGFAEKGWLNIAGGCCGTTPEHIRAMAEVMAAYPPRKLDGQHPPALSGIEPVYVESENRPYMVGERTNVLGSRKFKRLIVEGKYEEASEIARAQVKSGAQVIDVCVQDPDRDETEDIMRFLELVVKKVKVPLMIDTTDPKVIDLALQYCQGKAIINSINLEDGEEKFEHVTPLIHKYGAAIVVGTIDETGQAILAKDKLEVARRSYDLLVNKYGLAPEDLIFDTLVFPVGTGDEQYIGSAKETIDGIRLIKEAMPAVHTILGISNVSFGLPEAGREVLNSVFLYECTKAGLDYAIVNTEKVERYASIPEEERKLAEELIYNTNDDTLSAFVAAFRGKKVEKKEKISNLSLEERLASYVVEGTKEGLIPDLDEALKTSPPLEIINGPLMAGMSEVGRLFNNNELIVAEVLQSAEVMKASVSHLEQFMQKDETSVKGRIMLATVKGDVHDIGKNLVEIILSNNGYEIVNLGIKVPPENIIEAFRKEKADAIGLSGLLVKSAQQMVLTAQDLRSAGIDVPIMVGGAALTRKFTKTRIRPEYDGLVLYAKDAMDGLDIANRLMNPLERVKIEEEVRLEAEAAVAVAPQAPLPELTRAVRSKISADAPVFIPPDLERHVLRNYPLGHVIPYVNMQMLLGHHLGLRGSVEAQLAARDPRTVELKETVDDILHQAMLEGTIVPHAMYQFFPAQSRGNDILIYDPQDQAKVLHTFTFPRQNVEPHLCLADFLKPVESGVMDYVGFLVVTAGHGVRELSTVLKDKGDYLRSHALQAVALEVAEGLAERVHHMMRDTWGFPDPADMTMKQRHGARYQGIRVSFGYPACPDLEDQGPLFKLLKPEDIGVQLTEGFMMEPEASVSAMVFAHPEAQYFNVEKL
- a CDS encoding FixH family protein encodes the protein MMKPRMRRGLICIVMGMTLAGCSGNKDDEMQMQMQAAANSSMSPIKVELSWTPEEVTAGTAISFKAVVTQDGEPVDDAREVMFEVNESTDKTKKIEIKGESAGEGAYVGEHTFEEAGEFSVTSHVTARTQHSMPSKNLVVAP
- a CDS encoding L,D-transpeptidase, which produces MPNYRIIVDLSQRMLYLLDNDVVTRGFPVGIGKMLTVSPVGEYTIINKQPNPGGPFGAFWMGLSKPHYGIHGTNDPSSIGHMVSHGCIRMYNADVLALAALVPIGILVTIRE